TCGGAAGAAGTGTGGATGGAGGTATGAGCCGGGTTACATGTTTGCTAAAGAGTGTTTGTCTACAAATGTCTAGTGGACCTTGGAGTGGGTATTGAATGTATTGAGGCCACTTTATAGGGCAATGAAGTATACTAATACAAAGCTTCAAAAAAAGTATGACGGTCGCTATACAGAGGATGGAAGCCCATCTTGGCCCTACATCAAAGTTTTACCTTAATTTATACACAAGGTGGCCAAGAGAAtagatgcaatggaacaaaatACACTTATGGTTGCAGATATTGATAAATGAATGGACCTTTGCAATTTATATTTCtcctttctatttttatttatttatgtttctCTATTGTTATGCAGCTGCAGTCCTTGATCGACCAGATCAACCTTCGCAACCATACAGATTATGCTACTTCACTAACAGATGTCATAAAGAAGATCACAACCATACAGATTATGCTACTTCACTAACAGATGTCATAGAGAAGATACTAGATACAGAGAGTACTTTTTCAGCCATTAATGAAATAAGTATGTTTACGGAGTGCAAAGGGAGGTTTGGGATCAAATTAGCAAAAGAAGTTGAGGCAAGAATGAGCCAAGTAAGTCATGGTCTTTTAGTTTTAGGATGTCCATTTTCCTTTCGGTTTGCAATTCTAAAAACTTATTTGGTGATATCATGCAGCCCAATGGTGGTTTCAGTTTAGAGGGGATGTTCCTGCATGGCAGAAGTGCGGAATAAGAATTTGCTCACAGTGTGTCTCATCTAGTGGATGTGAGAGGAATTGGAGCACTTTTGCTTTCGTGCACACAAAGCAAAGAAATAGTCTTTTATATGACAGCTGCACAAGCTAGTGTCTGTCCGCTATAACCTAAAGGTATAAACCAACACATTTTACTTTCTAACTTGTACTATCCTTGCATGTATAAAAATTAGGAGAAATAATTTACGTGGTTTACTATTCAAACCTTGAAGATACATGGAGAAGTAGATCAACACAAGGAGAGATATGTAGATAAAGAAATTGATCCAAGTGCATTGTTAATGGATACAACAATGTTTGCTGAAACAAATCCAATAATGGAGTGGTTGAATTAGGATGAAGAGGATCCAATCATGGATGGACCCAATGCTGCTTGTGCTGATTTTTTGAAAATAAGGCGTCTCGGCTCAAACAAGAAAACTTCTTATGTTGTTACAAAGggtaataaaagaaaagaaaaaggaaagatgaTAAAGAGAATGAGTATGTACACACCCAGAGTGAGGATGACGACGAAGAGAATGAATATGTTGATAATGAGTGTGAGGATAATGATGGGGTGagtgaggatgatgaagatgatccATCAATGCAAGATCAGCAGAAGACACAAATTCAAGTGGAAAAGTAGAGACCAACAAGCGACAACAATTTGGAGACCCGTATATCTGAACGGCTAGCCAAGAAGACCAAGGACGTCAACAACCTCTACCATGTTTCCCGAAAAATAAAATAATATAATTAACAAAATCTGCTGGTAAGTTTCTTCTTTTTGGTGTTTATGATTCATGATGATTACTTAGAAAATTCTAGCTACTTGGACCTTTTAGTTCGTAGGTTGATTAAAGCTTCTTGTATATATGTTCCAAGCAGTTGATCTTTAACTAGATTGTTGTACATTGCTTTCTTGTTTCACTAGTCAACTGGTTTGCTGCTCTAATAAACATCATTAAGGCCTCATTTGGCTAAGTAAAAAAGGGAGGTGGCTAAGTTTCTGGTCTCATATACACAAGAAGATGAAGTGCATTAACTACTAGGCTTGGTCCCAACAAAACTAACCACAGAGACAATAGCATGAGGCCATCGATTTACGGTCTTGCACCATTGGGCCATGGAACATCGGATGCCAAACATCAAGGGTCATTGTAATATATCAATACTTTGATCATAACAAAGACATGGATAATAATCTGTACAGGCTCGCCCTAAAACAAGTACATGCAGTAAGTTTGCATATACTTGATGATAATTTGGTTTTGTAACTATCTACAATATAGTTATCAATTTGCTACATACTATTGATATCTAAAGCCAGAATAGTCACTCAAACAAACATCCTTACTATGGGAACTCCAACATCTCAGCCATATATAGACTTGCGAACAACAGAAGGTAGGTGCATTTCATATTTTAACatccatatatatatcatatataccttCTGCCTGCTGAGCCAGCCAGATCTGCAGCTTTCTTGATCACTTTGGATAATCTGTTAGTATCATGCTTCCGGGTGGATTGTGCTCACTGGGCTTGTGCACGTTATTCACAACATTTATTCCTTGTGTTTCCTTTTATGCTTCCTAAAATACACAAGTTGTAGGGAAGTATCATCTCTCATATCCTGAAAAAGAATGAAATTCAGAGCTGAGTCAAAAGTACCCAAATACTAGAACTGAAATACGAGATAACAGATATATACTCTTAACCAATGGTGAGGCATGACACCAAGAATTGATTCTCAGAATTCCTGGCATTCATACTGCCAATTTATACGACACATCATTAGGTTCCAGTAAGCAAAATAATACTATAAACACACATTGCATCTCTATGGGTTTGTGCCCAAATCATATCGTGAAGTAGCACCAAAATTTGATTAGTTTTTCCTTTTATCGACTATCAAGAATTGGTATGAGATTGCTAAACTTGTATACTAAATCTATAGTAAAAGTTATAACCACACACACTCCAATGTTTTTTGTCCCCGGTAGGTATATTTATCACACATGCCAGAAGGGGGATGCAAGTAACAGATAATTAACCATGAGTAGCCTACAAGTGATGTGAGAAGCTGAGCAAATTACCCTGCAAGAATGGCATGTAATACATGTCGTACTCAACACGGCCTTGCACCAGTTACAGAGAAAAAGGAACATGGCTGAGAGCTAAAACTGTGTGAAGACTGCGTCATGGGGAACACAATCTGGGACCTCAACCTGACCATGACAAAGTCCCAAACAATGCAACAGCAAAGGCGGACTATACCAGAACAATTCAATACCTAACCAGATGCAATGGAGTGATGGACACCTCGAATGCACCGATATGGATACGGGTATCAGTATCGGACCAATACGGATACGTAAATTCGTCATTTTGAAAAAGTGCCAATACAGATACgttttactatttatttatttttttttttAAAGGATTCAGAATGTCAACCGTGACGTTTTTACATGCATGGATTCCATGGTTCCCTGTCTTCTTTAGCAAATGAGCAGAAACTCTAGAGTAGCTACTCAAAGCTTCATGACCACAGTAGTCGCATTTTCATTTAGTGTTGCCCCCCTCCAGGTGATTTCTCTATGATTTGAACATGGATCCACAATGGTGCCCTTAGATTTGTAGGTACAGTAGGAGGTTCAGCAGGAGGAGCCATCTGATGAGAAAAATGAGATCTTCACAGATCAGAGGAGAAAGAAGAGGGGATGAGCTTGGCTGGGCAGGAGAAAAGGAGAAGAGAAGTGTACATGCTTGTTTGCTGCGTGATAGGAGGCGTTAGTGAGGAGTAGCAGCTCGTCGCCGGCTagtcgccgctgccgccggcccTGGGTGAGTAGCTGCTAGGTACGCAGCCACAAGCCGCCGCCTGGTGTGAGCTCGAGAGAGAGGAGCGAAAACTGGGAGGGAAAGGAAGGGAGCATTGGGGTACTAGGGTTGCTGTCTGCCTCTTAACTGGGCTCAGTGGTCTCTTAGATGGGCTGGGCCGTATCCAAAACGAACTGAAAAAGTATCCTTCAGGTATCTGAATTGTTTTAAATCGTTTATTCATGGATACTCCTTGGATACGTATCAGGGGCGTATGAGCGGAGTATCGGTATCGGATACGGTATCCGATACCGATTCGCTAGTTGCCTGAAGTATCGGTGCATTCGAGATGGACACATAAAGAATGAATGAATTGCAACATAACATTTCATTGAAAAACTGAATATAATGCAATCATGCCATTCAATTTAACGAgcaatgctccaagctccaatggCAATCAGGTGAAAGTAGCAAGTGAACAAACTGAGAGGATCAGCTTCCACATTTAATCATCCGCTAGAAATACTTAGAAACAGGAAACTGATGTATATTGACCAAATATTTAGTTATCAAGAAAACCACTGGATGATCTTTAAGAAAGAAGACTCGATAAAATACCAAGGCAATTCTTCAGTTCAGAGAAAAACGGAGACATGAGGCAGACCGATAGGCACTATTTCGACCGCTGACCAAAATGACACAATAACTTTAGCATCAACATGCTCGCCACTTCAGCCCAAAAGAATATTCTAACGAGTATAAATTTCATACAACCATGAAACAGTCAGAGCTTCTTGATCATAACTTGTCCACATCAAAAAAGAAACAAGGCTCATAGTGGACCTAATTCATAATCATTGTGCCGGTAAAGGAAAAAAAGAGCATGGCTGGCATTTACAGAATCAAAAGGGGAGCACAATCTGGGACCTGAGCCTGACCATGATAACCTTTCTTCTGCTACTCAGCACAAGTTTCATTTCTCGAGCTTATCTTAAGATTAAACACCACATGAAGCATTAGTGGTTGGCAGCTAAAGTGAAGTAATTGATACAATACCAAATGATGCAACGCAAAGGCAGAATTATAACAGTACATTTCAATATCTAACCAGATGCAATGGAATCATGAAAAGGAATGGATTGCAACAGAACATTGGATCTAGTAGTTAATACATACAGCAGTTCATGTTGATACGGAGAGCTAGGCTGATAAGAAACAGCACCACACTCAACAGCTCTCAGATGAAGGGCTACGAGTTGACAGCATAACCAGGATCTAGTTCATACATATTGCAGCTCATGTGGATACGGAGAGCTAGGCCGATAAGAAACACCACCAGACTGAACAGCCCTCTAAGTGCTGACAACATAATCATTTGGTCAGATAAAAGGCGAGGCATTCACAACATAACCCTCTAGTGCCAGAAAAAAGGTATGTTGAACAAGAGTCTGCTTGAGCACATGTAGAGTATAATTGAGGCCTCTGGGTTGGAAACTAGCAATCAACTTGCCATTGACATCAACCTGAAACAGCCAGCCATTACAACCGACCAGCACGACCAACTCACCGTCCCCAGGCACAACCATCACATCCTCTTCAGAGAGAGAACATTGACACTGGTGCCTGATCTCTGCGGCCGGCAAGTCAATCCGACGCTTGAAATCCCAGACCTCGCCTTGGTAGTCCCGCATCACCCAGATATCAATGGCTGTCTCCTCATCATTAAGAGACGAGACACCAAGCATATCACCCATCTCAAATAGTCGGGCGTGGTCACTGGCCACCGGAGCACGGATCTGCCGGAACGACTCGGCGGTGGTGTCGAATACCATTATCCGGTTGCCTATGTACCAATACAGGCTACCATGGAACAGGAGTCCGGGGCAATCTTCCAGTTCGTTCGGGTCAGGGCACCCTATGTGCCTCGGCGGCTGGCCAGAGCCTACTGTGAAAATGTAGATGGCACCTTGATCTTCATCCTGGTACAACAACAGCTGGTAGTCACCGGTAGAGGGGTGGGGGTACAACTCCACGGGCCTGAATCCACGAACCTGCTGGAGAGCTGCGTACTGTCGAGTTGCCGGGTTGCAGATGCAGATGTCGTCAAATTCGATGGAGAGCACGAGGAGGCCGTCGCAGGAGGCCTCGAGATAGAAGCGAGGAGCACGGACGCATGAACTCGTTAGGACGGGAGCCGTTTTCAGCCTCGCGACGCACTGGAACCGGTCGGCGGCGGCGACCCCTGCACGGTGGTTGAAGGGGACGACGTCCAGGGACTCGCCGCCGTCGGCGACGTTGCTGTGGGTGTACTGGAGGGGGAGGGCGGGCTGGCGGGCGTGGTGGGACAGGAGGAAGCCGCgggtggaggtggcgcggcgcCATGCGGGGCTGATGGCGCGGCTGCGGAGGAGGGATTTGAGGGGCAGGCGGACGAGGATCTCCCAGATGGCGATCTCGTCCGGGAGGCCGGGGAGGAGGGGAGTCGCACCTGCGGCGTCCGCCATGGTCGCCGGCCCGGCTGGGAGTGGGAGGTCGGTGGTGGTAGAGGGGTAGCGGTGACGGCGGACGCGGCGGAGGTAGGTCTTTCCTTCCTcttgtcccagttctcacggatgtgTAACTTGGGCTGCTCTCGAACGGGCTGGGCTTGGCCCAGGTTCTGTTTGGAGCCTCTCTTTTATCCTGGAATGAATAAATGTGGTTTGGTCTTGTGTAGGATACACTTTGTAATTGTTTGGTGGATGGAACAGCAAGGATCTGAGCTCGTACATATGTGAGAGGCTTGATAGGGCAACCGCAAATGACAGGTGGCAAGAGAAGTTCCCAGATTTTACAGTTGTGAATGGTGCACCACGGCACTCGGACCACAGGCCGGTGATTGTGTGGATGCAAGGGGCGGATAGGAGCTGGAAAGGTGGAGACAATGGATTCCGTTTTGAAGCCCATTGGTTACAGGAGGAGGGATGTGAGGATGTCATCAGAGAAGCATGGGAGCAAAGCTGGGGAAGGAGAGACGGAGGGGTAGCGCATGCTTTAAGAGAAGTGGCTGGGAAGCTGCGGACTTGGGACAGAGAAGTGGTCGGGGCAGTGGAGGGCCAGCTGAAAAAAGCTAAAGCGGAGCTGGAACGGTGTATGGCAGCGAGAGTTTCGCAGGAAAAAATAGAGGAGGAAGCTAGACTTAGGTGTGTGGTGGATGAGCTGGAGGAGAAGAAGAACACGATGTGGAAGCAGAGAGCACATGTTTGGTGGCTGCTAGATGGAGATAGGAACACACGGTTCTATCATACTGTCGCTTCGGCGAGGAAAAAAGCGAACCGTATTAAGGAGTTGAGGAGGGAGGATGGAACCGTGGTGGCGGAGGAGGATTTAACTAACTATGTGTCctctttttttcaggatcttttcaCCACCTCGGCGGGCAACCGCGTTGATGAACTCATCGCGAAGGTCCAGCCACGTGTGACAGCTGAAATGGCAAACTTTCTTGATGCTGTATTCACACGAGAGGAGGTGAAGGCAGCTCTAGACCACATCGGCGATCTTAAAGCTCCGGGGCCTGACGGCATGCCTTCTATTGTGTTCAAGCGTCATTGGCATTTCATGGGGATTATGTGGTTGACGAGGTCCTGGCCGTGCTTAATGGAGGGGACATGCCGGCAGGGTGGAATGACATATTGGTAGTTCTTATTCCCAAGGTCAGGAACCCGAACAGAATCAAGGACCTAAGACCAATCAGCCTCTGTAATGTTTTGTACAAGTTGGTGTCcaaggtgttggggatcgtagcagaaatttcaaattttctacgcatcaccaagatcaatctatggagtcatctagcaacgagggagatgagtgcatctacatacccttgtagatcgcgagcggaagcgttcaagtgaacggggttgatggagtcgtactcgtcgtgatccaaatcaccgatgaccgagcgccgaacggacggcacctccgcgttcaacacacgtacggagcagcaacgtctcctccttcttgatccagcaagggggaaggagaggttgatggagatccagcagcacgacggcgtggtggtggaagtagcgggattccgacagggcttcgccaagcgctacgggaggagggagatgtgtcacgggagggagagggaggcgccgggggctgtggtgcggctgccctccctccccccccccctttatataggccccctggggggcgccggccctgggagatcccatctccaggggggtggcggccaagggggtggcttgccccccaagccaagtggggcgcccccccacccctagggtttccaaccctaggcgcaggggaggccaaggggggcgcaccagcccaccagtggctagttcccttccccacttcagcccatggggccctccgggataggtggccccacccggtggacccccgggaccgttccggtggtcccagtacaataccggtgacccccgaaactttcccggtggccgaaactggacttcctatatacaattcttcacctccggaccattccggaactcctcgtgacgtccgggatctcattcgggactccgaacaactttcgggttaccgcatactaatatctctacaaccctagcgtcaccgaaccttaagtgtgtagaccctacgggttcgggagacatgcagacatgaccgagacgactctccggtcaataaccaacagcgggatctggatacccatgttggctcccacatgttccacgatgatctcatcggatgaaccacgatgtcgaggattcaatcaatcccgtatacaattccctttgtcaatcggtacgttacttgcccgagattcgatcgtcggtatcccaataccttgttcaatctcgttaccgacaagtcactttactcgtaccgtaatgcatgatcccgtgaccaaacacttggtcacattgagctcattatgatgatgcattaccgagtgggcccagagatacctctccgtcatacggagtgacaaatcccagtctcgattcgtgccaacccaacagacactttcggagatacccgtagtgcacctttatagtcacccagttacgttgtgacgtttggcacacccaaagcactcctagggtatccgggagttgcacaatctcatggtctaaggaaatgatacttgacatttggaaaagctctagcaaacgaactacacggtcttttgtgctatgcttaggattgggtcttgtccatcacatcattctcctaatgatgtgatcccgttatcaatgacatccaatgtccatagtcaggaaaccatgactatctgttgatcaacgagctagtcaactagaggctcactagggacttgttgtggtctatgtattcacacatgtattacgatttccggataacacaattatagcatgaacaatagacaattatcatgaacaaggaaatataataataaccattttattattgcctctagggcatatttccaacagtctcccacttgcactagagtcaataatctagttacattgtgatgaatcgaacacccatagagttctggtgttgatcatgttttgctctagggagaggtttagttaacggatctgctacattcaggtccgtatgtactttacaaatatctatgtctccattttgaacactttcacgaatggagttgaagcgacgcttgatatgcctggtcttcctgtgaaacctgggctccttggcaagggcaatagctccagtgttgtcacagaagagagtcatcggacccgacgcattgggaatcacccctaggtcggtaatgaactcctttatccagattgcttcttgtgctgcctctgaggccgccatgtactccgcttcacatgtagatcccgccacgacgctttgcttgcaactgcaccagcttactgccccaccattcaaagtatacacgtatccggtttgtgacttagagtcatccagatctgtgtcgaagctagcatcgacgtaaccctttacgacgagctcttcgtcacctccataaatgagaaacatatccttagtccttttcaggtacttcaggatgttcttgaccgctgtccagtgttccatgccgggattactttggtaccttcctaccaaacttacggcaaggtttacatcaggtctagtatacagcatggcatacataatagaccctatggccgaggcataggggatgacactcatcttttctctatcttctgccgtggtcgggcattgagccgtgctcaattgcacaccttgcaatacaggcaagaaccccttcttggactgatccatattgaacttcttcaatatcttgtcaaggtacgtactttgtgaaagaccaatgaggcgtcttgatctatctctatagatcttgatgcctaatatgtaagcagcttctccaaggtccttcattgaaaaacacttattcaagtaggcctttatactttccaagaattctatatcatttcccatcaatggtatgtcatccacatataataagagaaatgctacagagctcccactcactttcttgtaaacacaggcttctccataagtctgtgtaaacccaaacgctttgatcatctcatcaaatcgaatgttccaactccgagatgcttgcaccagcccatagatggagcgctggagcttgcataccttgttagcattcttaggatcgacaaaaccttccggctgcatcatatacaattcttccttaagaaagccgttaaggaatgccgttttgacgtccatttgccatatctcataatcatagaatgcggcaattgctagcatgatttggacggacttcagcttcgctacgggtgagaaagtctcatcgtagtcaaccccttgaacttatcgataacccttagcgacaagtcgagccttatagatggtcacattaccatccgcgtctgtcttcttcttaaagatccatttattttctatggctcgccgatcatcgggcaagtcagtcaaagtccatacttcgttttcatacatggatcctatctcggatttcatggcttctagccatttgtcggaatccgggcccgccatcgcttcttcatagttcgaaggttcaccgttgtctaacaacatgatttccatgacagggttgtcgtaccactctggtgcagaacgtgtccttgtggacctacgaagttcagcagtaacttgatctgaagcttcatgatcatcatcattaacttcctccccagtcggtgcaggcaccacaggaacatcttcccgcgctgcgctactttccggttcggaaggggtgactatcacctcatcaagttctaccttcctcccacttacttctttcgagagaaactctttctccagaaaggacccgttcttggcaacaaagatcttgccttcggatctgaggtagaaggtatacccaatggtttccttagggtatcctatgaagacgcatttttccgacttgggttcgagcttttcaggttgaagtttcttgacataagcatcgcatccccaaacttttagaaacgagagcttaggtttctttccaaaccatagttcatacggtgtcatctcaacggatttcgacggagccctatttaaagtgaatgcggcagtctctaaagcatagccccaaaatgagagcggtagatcgataagagacatcatagatcgcaccatatccaatagagtgcgattacgacgttcagacacaccatttcgctgaggtgtttcaggcggcgtgagttgtgaaactattccacatgtccttaagtgtgtgccaaattcgtgactcaaatattctcctccacgatctgatcataagaactttattttcctgtcacgttgattctcaacctcactctgaaattccttaaacttttcaaaggtttcagacttgtgtttcattaggtagacatacccatatctactcaagtcatcagtgagagtgagaacataacgatagccaccgcgagcctcaacactcattggaccgcacacatcagtatgtatgatttccaataagttggttgctcgctccattgttctggagaacggagtcttggtcatcttacccatgaggcatggttcgcacgtgtcaaatgattcgtaatcaagagactccaaaagtccatctgcatggagcttcttcatgtgtttgacaccaatgtgaccaagacggcagtgccacaagtatgtgggactatcattatcaaccttacatcttttggtattcacactatgaatatgtgtaacatcacgttcgagattcattaagaataaaccattgaccagcggggcatgaccataaaacatatctctcatataaatagaacaaccattattctcggatttaaatgagtagccatctcgaattaaacgagatcctgatacaatgttcatgctcaaagctggcactaaataacaattattgaggtttaaaactaatcccgtaggtaaatgtagaggtagcgtgccgacggcgatcacatcgaccttggaaccattcccgacgcgcatcgtcacctcgtccttcgccagtctccgcttattccgcagctcctgttttgagttacaaatatgagcaaccgcaccggtatcaaatacccaggagctactacgagtactggtaaggtacacatcaattacatgtatatcacatatacctttggtgttgccggccttcttgtccgctaagtatttggggcagttccgcttccagtgaccacttcccttgcaataaaagcactcagtctcaggcttgggtccattctttggcttcttcccggcaactggcttaccgggcgcggcaactcccttgccgtccttcttgaagttcttcttacccttgccttcttgaacttagtggttttattcaccatcaacacttgatgttcctttttgatctccacctccgctgatttcagcattgaatatacctcaggaatggtcttttccatcccctgcatattgaagctcatcacaaagctcttgtagctcggtggaagcgactgaaggattctgtcaatgaccgcgtcatccgggagattaactcccagctgagtcaagcggttgtgcaacccagacattttgagtatgtgctcactgacagaactgttttcctccatcttacaactgaagaacttgtcggagacttcatatctctcgacccgggcatgagcttagaaaaccattttcagctcttcgaacatctcatatgctctgtgttgctcaaaacgcttttggagccccggttctaagctgtaaagcatgccgcactgaacgagggagtaatcatcagcacgtgactgccaagcgttcataacgtcttggttctctgggatgggtgcttcacctagcggtgcttctaggacataatctttcttggcagctatgaggatgatcctcaggttccggacccagtccgtatagttgctgccatcatctttcagcttggttttctctaggaacgcattgaagttgagggcaacgtgggccatttgatctacaagacatattgtaaagattttagactaagttcatgataattaagttcatctaatc
This DNA window, taken from Triticum aestivum cultivar Chinese Spring chromosome 1D, IWGSC CS RefSeq v2.1, whole genome shotgun sequence, encodes the following:
- the LOC123164079 gene encoding putative F-box protein At1g33530 — protein: MADAAGATPLLPGLPDEIAIWEILVRLPLKSLLRSRAISPAWRRATSTRGFLLSHHARQPALPLQYTHSNVADGGESLDVVPFNHRAGVAAADRFQCVARLKTAPVLTSSCVRAPRFYLEASCDGLLVLSIEFDDICICNPATRQYAALQQVRGFRPVELYPHPSTGDYQLLLYQDEDQGAIYIFTVGSGQPPRHIGCPDPNELEDCPGLLFHGSLYWYIGNRIMVFDTTAESFRQIRAPVASDHARLFEMGDMLGVSSLNDEETAIDIWVMRDYQGEVWDFKRRIDLPAAEIRHQCQCSLSEEDVMVVPGDGELVVLVGCNGWLFQVDVNGKLIASFQPRGLNYTLHVLKQTLVQHTFFLALEGYVVNASPFI